gcggcgatcacgcggtttttgtcgaaggccgcagagcgacaattgccattcttcaatactttgaagaattgcttaaagaaaaaagactttgtatggactcaggaGGTGGAATCAGCCTTTcaagagatgaagaaggtgctcgctgaattaccaacactcaccgcgccagtaacaggagaaacgcttacgctgtaccttgcggcatcaaaagaagcaatcagctcggttcttatcgcagatcgcggaaaggtaatccattcccTTTTACTAGTGAATTATTTATTTCGTATACAATTAATGCTGAGGTTTTCTcatacgcaaatgccggtctactttgtaaacaagacgctgacagcaagcgaagtaaactatgcaccaatagaaaagctagtgtatgcgctagtccacacggcacggcgtttgcgccgatattttcaagcacacccagttgtggttctaactgatcagtcAATCAAGCAGATTGGTAAAAGCctaatttgcggcaatgaccgggaataccgcattgactaacgcaatcatattATGTTTCAGGTACTTTATAAACGCGAAatctctggccgaatggctaaatgggctgttgagttaggggagcatgaaatatatttttcttcgcgaagcgcggttaagggtcaaatacttgcggattacctcgcagagttacctgcggatgtcaaggcatcagcagaacatcaagatacgcctgcaccaactttgtcaccatgggagttatataCCGATGGTGCTCGCAGCGCAGCTGGCAcgggtgcgggtgtaattttaactggtccagacggtgaagagcatacatatgcgctacggtttaattttgctgttacaaaaaacgaagcagaatacgaggctctgttagcgggtatgcgtattgcgcataaattgaatgttaaaattctacacgcttatgtggattcaaagctggtatgtagtcaagtcagcggggactttgaagcacacgacattgccatgcagcaatatttatcgcttgttcataacctcgctgaccagtttgaagcttttcaaatctcccacgtaatgcgggggcaaaataagaaagcggatgcgcttagcaaattggctgctttggcttttgatcatctgGGAAAGAAAGTTCTTATTgaagaactgcatgcgaaatccattgttatgatgcctttggtagcacctgttgaggaatccagctcaacatagatgacacctattattgcttttctgcgggacggcacatcacctgcggattccgttgatgcgaagaaggtccgcatcaaggcaccactgtatgctcttgagggtgatgtcctatatcgaaaaaattatttagggccgcacttaagatgtattggtccgaaagaggcagaggaggttatacgcgaggtgcatgagggtgcatgtgctcttcattcggggcacaggtctattgtgtcaaaaattatgcggctaggttattattggcccacaatgtacgcagatactgcgcgaatagttaagcaatgcgaatcctgccaaatacatgcacctatcagcagggcacctgcgcatccaatgataccagtctcctcaccatggccattctgcaaatgggcaattgacatagtcggaccatttccaaaaggccgaggtaatattatcatttattttataccatatgctatttccgtcagtatcttacgcatactatgcacacgcaggaaacatcaaattcttgattgttgcgatcgattatttcacgaagtgggttgaagcgagaccgctggcaacaatttcgggaaaaagggtgcgaaactttgtatgggaagacattgtttgtcgattcggcataccaaacgaaatcgttagtgataacggtacacagtttACGGGGGATCCATTTCGTAGTTGGTGcgcagagcttaatattaagcagacTTTTACttctgttgcgcatccgcaggcgaatggccagtgcgaagtcaccaaccgggatatagtggccggaatcaaagctagattaggccatggcagagttggttgggtggatgaactaccaaaaGTTTTGTGGGCACATAGAACAACGCCAAAAGCAAGCACTGGCgaaactccgttcagtttggtttacgggtcagaagctgttgtgcccgcagaaattggggtaccaacgttccgcatacagaattttgagGAACAAAATAACTCAGAAGTTTGCGGAAAAATCTTAATCttcttgaagaacgcagactctctgcggtggcaaacgaagccaataacaagcagaaaattacaaagtactacaatcagcgtgtgcgttcgcgctcttataagtgcggggacttggtttggcgtcagaatgacgcaagtcatgcggaggatactgggaaattgggcccccgctgggaaggtccgtatagggtagcaaaagcaagcaacaccggggcataccatctcgagacattagatggaaaacctgtgaaatgcacttggcacgcgacattgttgaaaaaatgttatatgtagctggatggacctgatcactccaatttattttagcacattattttttctatgtatttttcgtccgtttggatgtgtcgcggttgtaatcattattaatgccaattgaatatttactcgcgcatacttttattgtttatttctttttgtatgcggttcctgcctacttaaggggtgtcctctagcccccgtgcggcagaagcctgtttggttacaaggctagacattaacggcaggtgaagggaattggttttcccctagccaagcgccacgcagactagatggctgccaagtcgacttaaaaatacaagcattggtttgcttgtgcgtaattactctcgcattggtttgcatgAGGAACTCAAGCATAaatgcattggtttgtttttatttgtgttgcttaccatacagctaaagtacacctctagcacatgacaaagcaataacgcagtagcttttgagtctaagttgtttaaggtaaaattgctaaaatgttggtttattttacgcagtacctgcgtatgcgcatgagttttggttaactgtgcgcataggcatgcggttcatctttggttttgattcgcgatatataaacaattaatagaTAACGCATGCATAACACAATAATGTATAATATAATGTTATTACAAATAAATCGTTTCAAgtgcctgcccaacacgggacttagggcccaaaaattgtatttacaattTCCTTCCTGAACACAGGACTTGCGGCGCAAACAAATACAAGCTaacactaataatcctccttgaggaacccgtcAACCGACATAGTCGGGTCCGCAGCAAAAGCATTGATCAGAGGGATTGGGATGGttgtgatggcttcttccgcctccattacCACCGCGACCGTACCCTCCTTTAGCTTCTTTTGTACGATGTCAGGGTACGGCGGTGTCAGACCGCAAGCTTGAATCACCTCcagcactgccttgttgatttcgtggtccTTCACCGCATCAACGTAGGCGTTAAAATTGTCGGATACTGGCCCGgaatccatcaccttctgcgcaatggtaggaagagCGGTGCGAAGTTTTGTTAAGTCCGCTTCTGCCAATTCACGGCAAGTCaccgcgtcatccttctccctGTTCACCCTTTCCAGCTCTACCCGCAGACGCTCCGTCTCACCCTTAGCTTGGTCAACTgcaccaaccagctcgcggtttttcttcctCTCCTCAATCAGGGCAGTTTTTGTTTCTGCCGCAGTCGCCTTCGCCGTTTTGCGCGCCTCCTCTGCGGCATCCCTGTCTTTTTTGACCTGGTCGACGCCCACTTGCAGCAGTCCTAGCTCTGTTTCTTTACGCACGGCCACTTGATATAAGTTAGTGGAccggcgggcttgatccgcaaacatgccAAAAAAGACGTGGCCGTTTTGGATAAAAGCGTTGTGCGCTTGATTAAacggcagtgcggctagttggttgcggaactcagccgggaagatttgttgaaggaaggcggattgctctgcggcattttccgccgatgactgggtgagctgcgccaagTTTGCCAAacggaagctaccgtgtggcggggttggtgtagactcggagtcAAGGTGTATCGTCTTGTCTTTAGACTCGGCGGTAGCTTCGAGCTCCGGATTGACTCGCGGTGGGGTGTGATGCGTCTCCTCAGTATGCTCTGCAAATTAGTAACTAGTTAGCACGAGGTAAATCGTAAGATGTTGGAAAGAGATGCTTACCGGTGATAGGAGGAAGGAGATCTGCGGATGCCGGGTCGACGGGGACAAAGTTGTCGTTCCGCATGTCCTCCGCCTGTTTGGGAGTAAGCTTCTTCTTTTTCTGCTTGGCTTGGGCAGTGTCGGCAGCTTTGCGTTTGTTGCCCGAGGTGGCAGGTGTTGGTTCCTCATTCTCACCGGTCTTTTCCTGCTCAAGCAGCTCATTGACATTTTGCTTGCGGAATGAAATGGCCGCAATGTCCTCCGCGGtgagcactttcttcatcttcatctctacaAACATGTACGCAATATTAGAACCTGTACGAATGCGCTAGTGGTTTTATATTTATATGCATTtgtactattcctacccttgccattcggtgCGACTATGACCGGACGCAGGTTCTTCCATGGCCAATGCGCGGATATGTTTCCTAACCGCAGCATCACATTTCCATACGAACGGTGCACCAGTTGTGCGTTGGCACACTCTGCCAACAGCTTTCTTTCGTCGTCATCAAGGGTGGGGGTTTTATTCACATCCTTTGCCATATTTTCGCACCAGATAAGAGTTTGCGGAAAACTGGCCGCAACaacagtttggtcaatgaaaaagaaagtttctttccattgACCCGCATTCGATTTGGGGGTTTTTATGAAATTTTGACGGGCGAAGAAGGTAAACCACGATTTGTGGTGGTTGGCTAGACGGTATAAATGGTAGAAGACCTTCACTAAGGGGACCTTGTTAAGTGCAgcgcaccacatttcaaacagCACAATCATTCCTATCGCAtacgggtgtagttgccctaaCCCTACGCCGAAGTGATCTAAAACGCCTAGAAAGAAATCTGACAGGGGCACCCTAAAATTaccatgcttaaacgcatgctcGTATATGGCTACCTTCTTTTCTGGTGGTGAATGAGCACGTTGGTTAGGCAacggtggcaccggattgtactgtgCTAGCGGCGGGTATTGTTTCACTAACGAATCAATGTGCCTCTGCTCTATAATGGACTCTACACTATCTACATAAGTCTCgctagccttagtcattttctattgagtgtttggaGAATTACTAACCTTCGGGAGTAGGCCGGAGTATTCAAGATTTGATCGGAATTGACAAAGGCAGCGTATTGGAGAAGCAAATGGCAGGAGAGTAGAAATGAAGGTGAAGGGAGTCTATTTATAGTGTGGATTGGAAGTCTTGGGGTAACAAGGTTTCATcctggctgtacacgtgttacgcgatcaacgggtggcattttaagtgcgcgcgtggatgtcagttgggtatggttacctatgagcgcgtggatgacacgcgcctgccaactgccactttatgtcttgtcagccgaatgagtttctgcgacagtgacaggcattaaatgacctcgaaacgcacgcggaacattgaatgcttgcggttttcttgttttttccgcttaatagtttgatgtcatgtgtcttgcgtcatataacatcaaactggggggacataatgataccgcaacccgcatgcgcacctcatatgtatgcgggcgcgtaatagtgtgcgtatgcgtgtgcttgtgtgcgctatgcggtatgcggatttgtATCTGATGCCTTTGTTTTCGGTACAGCGATTGCTTGGCtaacaagtaaatatcttttccataattacatccgtgattcggggagtttgttatggaaaggattgccaagatctcggatggttctagaattagggtttgcctatatatacaaaccctaactatcattctagggATCATCACATTACGTAACTACCATCTGTCACACGTCTTACGTAATTAAGCATTGTTCTccgtctcttcaaggttaacaggttagttcttcattaagctagcacctacaaacttatttggggccttctgatcagcgactgctatcgaaggtggacttaaccacttggccaccccgccgacatcatcatgtcggccagggttaatcacggtagccggaccggagagccttgttctaagatccttaaaccccaccaaCGTATTGAGCAGAcatgttaaaccctatggtgaAAACATGCATGATCACCTTTTGAGTTGTAGTTAATGTCCTGTAAAAGTTATGAATCTCTCAAGTTTCCGATACGAATTTTATGGTCTAAAGTAAAAGAACACAACTTATAATGCACATAAGACATGCTTTTTTAGTTGTTGAATACTAGGGAGTATGACATGTTGAGTACTTAAATTGTATTCATCACTCCATAACTAGCTGAGTCAAAATCAAGAACATGCCATTGGTTCACTGAGCGCTCGTGTACCTAGCGGGTCATTCGTGCACCGAGCGGTCAATTCATGCGTCAAGAGGTTCATTCGTGCACCAAGCGGGTCATTCATTCATCAAGAGGGTCATTCATGCACCGAGCGGGCATTCGTGCAACGAAGGGGTCATTCGTGCACCGACCAAATCAGTCGTTCCCCGAGGAGGCCATTCGTTCCTCGAGCAAGTCATTCGTACACCGAGCAGGCCATTTGTTCACCTTGATTCTTGATAAAGGTGAGAAGTAGAATAAATCATGATGTAATTGGCTGAAAAATTAAATTCGTATTCGTATATATCTTCATAATTGGCTCAGTCATCGTAAAGttggtattattttttttttgaaaggcaaggttagttgttagttgttagactcgaacttgggtcactctcgaatccatgTTAGACTCGTAAAGTTGGTATTTATATTGAATCATCAAATGATTATTTACTTAAAATGGATCGGTTGGTTATTTATCTCTTCAAGTTCTTCACGATTTTTGACAGAATAATATACTTCGGAAAGAGATACCGATGCAAACAAGTGTTATTTTTGGAGGAAGAGTTTCTGTATTTGAAAAGGAAGTTGGGCGATAAAAGGGGAAATATTAAAGGAGAGAAGTTAATTGGTTTAGTGGGGTGAGTTTCCTACTCAGATGAACACCCAGTTTGTAGAATATTTTTAGTATAATTTTTGTCAGCATAGAATTTCTCTAAAAAAAAATCTATTAGAcggtgttacaaaaaaaaaaattgggtgTCACACAAAAAATTACACTAACAACTGAAATTAGTagttaaaaactcaaaaaaactcactacatcgcgtatttcaatagtgttacatttatttataatttataacaaGTTTGACTGTATAAATGAACAAAAAATTCACAAAATCTAAATGAAAATAATAAAGTTTTTCGAGCAATTTCTAAATTTACGTCAAAGAGCATCTTTCTCTGCATCATTTCATTTCTCCACTAACATTTCGTCAAAAGCGTTGAATTTTCAgtctctaatttttttttttggaaggcGATATTGACATCGGATGCTCTCATTTGTCatccacacacgcgttaggaggaaactcaATTCGGCGATGTTGGTAGTACCATCGAATGTTGGGAAAACTCTTTCAGAGACCTttccaaatcgcattgatgttggtaGTACCATCAAAGGTTGTAAACTTCATGTTTGGAGTGAGAATCGAACATGGGTTGACAGTATCCAAATTAGATCTCACCTCATACCAGTCAAGCCAAGCTTTGATGATTTTTCAGTCTCTAAATTACCAATATTCAAACTATCCATGCTTTTGCAAGAAATTACTGTTTTTACCACTCAAACTATCTAGctctaataatttattattaaagcTCAAATTTTGTTTAGAAAACACGATTAAGCACTGTCGTGATAAGATATTTTAAACAcggcatatatatataactatttattaTGTTAGTCTTCTTATACGTGATTGTTCATGCACCTTAAAACGTGAATACATGATTATTTTAATGAAATCATTTTAAAAGTtagatttatttattaaaatttaaaatttaaaattgcaAGCAATTTAAAATTTATTGTTTATGCCTACCGATCTATGAAATATGAATGTATTACTGCATTTTAAGACGCTATTTATTGAAGACATAATATATATGAGGACAAAGAGACACTGATATATATGTATGTTACTTGGTTACTTAACAAAGATGGCAACCCCTTAAAGATTTAGTTTTTGTAACTCAGATAAATCATGAAGTCAGAGGATAGAATGTTTTAACTGGATTCCAACAACTTAGTTGGCCACTGAACTGGATTTTTATGGTTTTCCAGTGACTGAGCTTGATTTTCGATTATTGACTATTAGAGATTGTACATATATGTGCTTCGGGTGATTCCTTTGAATTTCTTTGTTGCGGCTTTTTCTGAAAGATGAGTGTTATCGTTTTGTGCAGCTTTAGGGTTACAGAAGCGTTTGGATGGAAGTGGTGGCGGGTCTTGGGCGGGGTTGGAGTTCCAAACTAACCAATTTGAGCTATGCACTTggatattacggagtattattaatttatGAAAGGACATCAGAACTAAATTTATTAGCTTTTACAAATTTAACTCCACAAGAAAAAGAAACAAAAATGGCAACATCTATTGAAAATCTTAACTTGGTCATCCTAATTCCATCTACATTGTCATCATCAAATACATTTCAATGGTTAAAATGAACATGAAAGTTTGTTCAAACAGTGTCAGAAATCAAGATATTGGCAGTTTAATCAAAGTTTCTTAAAAATAATACAAATGAGCAAACAATAGCAACCCGCATCTTATGTAACTTGTGGATGTGACTTCGGATATCAACTTTAAACTAATTGGTGTAATCTTAACATAGTAAATTATTTGTAACACTGACCAGGGACCAGTATGGTTCTAATGAACTGGACAACAAACGCCCCTAAACAGATGCTAGTTCTTACTTCAGGGGTGTTTAGCAAAAATAATTTCCAAGGCTACATTATGTAATTTTCATTATTTCCTGAAAATAAGTTATaagttatgatattaataatataataataataaagagagaACACAAACTATAAAAAGACAGATGGTAATATGGTTAAATCATATCCCCTGTAGAGGAGTAGCATATCTAAATCACTTTTACCTTTCAAGATCTCTCTCTGTTTCTATGGCAACTAACACAAGATTTTTCCAAAAAGTGAGACCGAGTATTTGCCCTTTTAGATTGCGATAATTATATGAACCGACTAACTTTTACCATAAATTTATAAAGCCCTATATAGAATAATACTAAGTACAAACAAACCTACAGCTGCTTGTAGAAGAGAACATAAGCTTGATCATGAAGCACCTTGTTGGTAGAAATAGCGACAACTGAGGCGTCGTCATAACGTAGCCACTTGCCGCTAGGATGATGCAAGACGTCAGCAGTGTAATGACCCTTTGATGGTTCCCTACCGTGATGAGTTACTGTTGCTACAAGCTCATACTTACGACCCTGTATACGATTATATTAGCGTGAGAAACAAAGAAGTTGGATAAAAGTACTCATAAATGGACCGATTTGGGTCATATTTAACGGGTTAGTTAAATATAAAAGAGTGAAGATCTGCTTATGAAGGGGTCAAATGTGCTGAATGTTCATAAGTCTAATACAACCTCCCAACCCAATTTGCCACCTTTATTGATAACTATGGCACCAAGGTCAGCTCATTCTCAGTTTGTCAGAGTTGTAATATGTTTTATCAGATACAAAGTTTTGGTAAGAAGGTAGCATAAATGTTCAGAGAATATAAATGAAGCAGTTGTACTCTGTGACCCTGTATTTTGTATGCAATATCTTTTCGAGTCATTATTTGAAAGTAAATTTGGGCTTCCCCTAAAGTGTTGCTAAAAATTACCTTAATGATACCATTGTTTTCTCTCCATATGATCCACCATTTTCAAATTTAAATTAATGGGTATTTAATTTAAGAACTACTAATAGTCAAAATTCCTTAAGGCATTCAAAGAATTGTACCATTACATGTGGTAAGACTCTTTTGTTAGAGCATCTCCAACTGTACATCTTTTAATAGTTTTTATACGAGCTTTCTGCTCAAATGGTTAAACCAATCTTAAAGCACAAAAACCATTAAAATGCATTATATTAATATAGAAAAATAGTGTAGAGATTTTACCTATTGGTTTGAAAGAATTAAACTTTTGCCATTGTCTTTCCTATTAACGTAATTAATTAATGCATTTAATTATAACACTCGAAAAACTTACCATTGGAGATCATGTAGAGCTGAAAAGATGGTGGGTGAGGTAACAGTTCAGGTTAATCGGTCAAATTTAGTACAAGTAACCAGGTTAGCTACAATAGGTCCGCAAGCACTATAATCCaattttatttaaataaaattaaaaataattttgttCATCACGATTAGTATAAAGATTACGTATCTTGATAATGAAATGATTCAGAAAGTGATGAGATATAAAACCCAAGCCAATCGACCCAATAGTAAGTGAAGGAAGGATTCATTAAACATGAAGAAAAAATTAAAGCACACTATGGAAGAATAGTAAGTTTATAACTTGAAAGTGATGCAAATAATCAAGCCAGTAGCTGTAGATTTCTATATaactttgtattttttttaaataaaagaatAGCAAAATATAAAAGAATCGTGTATTCATGTTACCTCTGCTGTTGACAGAACAAGCAGGTCCCGGTTAAGAACCAGCTCAAGAGGGAAGTAAACAGGTTTGGATAATTTAGCACTTCCTTGGCTTCCATAGCTAAAGCGCATTAAATGCAATATCAAAATTTCGGGAAGTTCTAGAACCTTCACAGATTTGCTCGCACTTACCAACTCAGCCTGATCATGCAATGAACAATTCATTTAGAATTATGTCACCAGCAAAAGACAGTGCTAACAATTAAGGGTATGCAAATTAGGTCCAGAGTAACAATGAATCAAACAAGGCCAGGCTATAAGTGACTTTTAATTTCCAAACCTGAAAAGGAAGTTTTATCTTTCAAAATTTGTACCTATATAGCCTGAAGTTAGCATTCGTTATACGATACAGTGGTATGAAACAGAAGCAATCTAAATAACTAAACAACAAACTGGTTGATTCAGATCGTTCTGATTCCATTATTTCTAACCTTTCGGCTCAAGTTTCATCTGATTTCAGATTTTGTTCGTGATTGTTAAGGTTTAATAATAGGGCAACACAATCACATCCACTATAAGTAGTATAAGCCAATGAATTTTCACTGGTAAAATTAAGCCATCTATATGGAATCAAGCCAGTCATTAATATATGCATATCAATTAAACGATCCTAGTCCCCAATATAAAAAAATGAAATATGAATCAGTTAGCCCAAGCAACCCTTTCCACCACCATGAGAGCTTTCAATTGGCTTTCTACTGCAGTTACCCAACACACTACAAAGCTCGTTTAAGACAAGCATGTGCTATGTGATTCTACTTTTTAGACTTTTACGATTTGCAGATACGCTTCTAAGCAACTTCTTAAAAGAGAACTGGTGTTTGAAAAGCCAAAAAGATGCAGCTTTAATGGTTTAAAAGCCAATATAACAAAATGTAAAAGCAATAACAGCGACACTTATGCCTCATAAAACGTTTGCAGTATAGACTCTAGCTACTAAATGGAGATGGGAGTTTTTTTGGAAGAAGCAACTCATACGAGAGCTTACTACTTCCAGTATACCGTCAAGTGTCAACCCTATTGTCTAAAACTGGTACACGTATGTTTGAAGAAGGAATGCATCATCTATTGTACACAACATGCCAAGTATAAATGGTACCTTTCCTGCTGATGATGCACGATACCCTTCAAGCGTCTCTGATGCAGAAAAAATGTGCAGTGCATCCTCTATCGTGCGGACAGGCTCTGGACATATATTGAGGTGGAGCAGGAGAAATGGTTGAATAGTAGCAGAGGCTTTGTTACCTGTTTATATTCAGATTATAAAAAGTCATACTGCAGAAACCAAGAATTGCATTCTAGAGAATTACATCACTTCTACATCTAAGCTCCTAAAGTCAGATGTTTATAATAAATCGAGATGTACAAAATATAGGGTAATGGAGAGATAAGGGAAGAATTAGTTCAATGATCCCCTTTTAAGTCACAATATTAGTTTTCATTAGAAGTTGTGATGACACTTTTAAATAAATATGTTAGTAAGAACTTACGAATTGTAATCAACAACCAGTGGTAACATCTATTACAATGATTTACTGGAAGAAAAATGGATTGTAACAATTGTCAACATTTTCAGCAAAATTGAAATAATCAAATCAAGAAAAAAACTTTTTCTCTCagctttgtaaactcatttcataaaaTATAAATGAACCAAGATAACTATGGTGAAGTATACTTTGCTGGTCAAATTTAGCATTGAACTTCAACTAAAACAGACTGTGTTCTGGAAGCAAACATACTTTGAGCACTAAAACTTCTAGTAATTCCACTATACATATGAGCACAAAGGCAGATATACAAACAAAGACACCCTCATACATCTATGTatctagtgtgtgtgtgtgtgtgtgtgtgtgtgttgggtcAGAATGGAAAGGTATAAAAGTGTAAAGGCCCTCATCTACACTTTATGACCAGAAATGAACATAATCTAGATTCTAGGAGTACCTAAGAACTAACTTACCTCTTGCCTTCACAACACTTTTCAGTTGTCCGCCAAAAATCTTACTCAACTTAGATGGAATAAAGCTCTGTGTTCTGGTAATTGCAGTTTTGTTCCTTGGGCCAACCGTCTCCCAACTATCCCCATCTTCATCACTCACTGATGAAACTAATGAAACTTTACCGCCATTAACAAGGGGAAGTCCTCCTTCGAATTTCAGCAATTCATCatgcatttgatgcatcaaaaaaCTTAGAAACTCTTGGGCATCCTCTTGCCTGAAAAAACTTCAATTTAGCACCAGATATATATACAATGCATTCGTGAAATATTGTagctatatattatatcttatccTGAAGCTATCGAAAGTTGCAAGAGACAAACCTTGGTCTTCCTAAAAAGCTATTTGGCATATCTGGGGAGAAGTTGTTCAGAACAGATTCAAACATGACAGGTCGTAAAGGATTCCCAGTTTTCAGAATAATGTCATCTTTTTTCTTTGAGTGGATGTCAGATGGCATGTCAAATCCAGATATAAAGTCAACAAACGCACGTAAAGTTGGGTAGCCAATCTGAAAAGAAGAAAAACACAATCAGCAGAAGTTCAATAGTGCACCACACACAAACATCGCTTAATGACTTTCATTCGCATCTTGATCACAAGTA
The window above is part of the Rutidosis leptorrhynchoides isolate AG116_Rl617_1_P2 chromosome 1, CSIRO_AGI_Rlap_v1, whole genome shotgun sequence genome. Proteins encoded here:
- the LOC139864675 gene encoding ubiquitin carboxyl-terminal hydrolase 24-like → MTEHNVLVFGSFTEDEIKSLNITPNENENDVQFMFGSVDSATLRSVGFINNKPNEIKISKDHQPSKLLKKREADEIVHPNAKDSQNLVSVEHQNGNICDSSSISFSNGMKLQEQIDAELPVSFVPESVGGIEDMTVSSSNKEQVAFVRSYEAMGLNDTQNSILTASNGQHTALTELLPRGLVNPGNLCFLNATLQAILACSPFVHLLQELRTRNIPQIGYPTLRAFVDFISGFDMPSDIHSKKKDDIILKTGNPLRPVMFESVLNNFSPDMPNSFLGRPRQEDAQEFLSFLMHQMHDELLKFEGGLPLVNGGKVSLVSSVSDEDGDSWETVGPRNKTAITRTQSFIPSKLSKIFGGQLKSVVKARGNKASATIQPFLLLHLNICPEPVRTIEDALHIFSASETLEGYRASSAGKAELVSASKSVKVLELPEILILHLMRFSYGSQGSAKLSKPVYFPLELVLNRDLLVLSTAEGRKYELVATVTHHGREPSKGHYTADVLHHPSGKWLRYDDASVVAISTNKVLHDQAYVLFYKQL